The Streptomyces sp. NBC_00224 genome contains the following window.
TCTCGGCACGGTCCCAGGCGGCGGCGTACGGGACGACCTCGCGGGCGGTGAAGTCCTCGGCGAGCCGCCGCACCGCGGCCTGCTCCTCGCTCAGCTCCAGGTTCATGTCGCTCGCACCCCAGGTAGTCCGGTCGGTCGGTCCGCCGTTTAATTAGCGCTGCTAGTTTTCCGTGCGCAGGCCTACTATGTGCCGCATGGCCCGACCGCGCAAGCCCCTCCTCAGCCACGACCGCATCGTCGCGGCGGCGAGCGCGCTCGTGGACGCCGAGGGGCTCGCGGCCGTCTCGACCCGCCGCCTCGCCGCCGAGCTGGGCGTCAGCGGGCCCTCGCTCTACAACCACTTCCGTACCAAGGACGAGATCCTGGAGGCGGTGGCGGACGCGACCTCCGCACAGGTCGACCTGTCGATGTTCGAGGCGGGCGACGCCCGCGGCTGGCGCACCGCGCTGCACGACTGGGCCGTCGCCTACCGCGCGGTCCTCACCCGCCACCCCAACATCGTCCCGGTGCTCGCCCAGGGCCCCGGCCGCCGCCCGGCGGGCCTGCGGCTCGCGGACGCGGTGTTCGGCGCGATGGTCGCGGCGGGCTGGCCGCCCGCGCAGGCCACCCGCATCGGCGCGCTGATGCGGTACTTCATCATGGGCTCGGCCCTCGGCTCCTTCGCCCGCGGCTTCGTGGACGACGAGACGGCGTACGACCCGGCCGACTACCCCCACCTCGGCCAGGCCCATCTGCTGGCCGAGCGGCAGGAGGAGATCGACGAGGGCGCGTTCGGGACCGGGCTGCGGGCGCTCCTGGACGGGCTCCAGACGCAGTACGACGCGCTGCCCCGCCGGACCGCCGTCCACGGTTCGGCCCCCGCCGAAGGGTGACGGCGGCATCCTGGAGGCATGACAACCACAAGGGGATCCGGACTGGCCGCGTTCGCCGCGCTGCTCGCCGACGAGACCCGGGCGGCCTTCTGTCTGGCGCTGCTCGACGGGCGGGCCTGGACGGCCGGGGAGCTGGCGCGGTACGCGAAGGTCGCCCCCTCCACGGCCAGTGAGCACCTGGGCAAACTGGTCGCGGGCGGACTGCTCTCCGAGGAGCGGCAGGGGCGGCACCGGTATGTGCGCCTGGCCGACTCCGGGGTCGCCCACCTCGTCGAGGAGCTGGCGGCCCGTACGGCGCCGGTACGGCCGGGCAACCTCCGGGCCGCGTCCGCGGGCAGCGCGATGGCCCGCGGACGCACCTGCTACGACCACCTCGCCGGCCGCCTCGGCATGGCCGTCACGGACGCGATGACGGTACGGGGGCTGCTCACCCAGGACGCCGGGTTCGCGCTGACGCGCGAAGGGGTGGGCTGGTACGGGGAGTTGGGGCTCGCCCTCGACCACAAGGGCAAGCGCCCGCTGGTGCGCTCGTGCCTGGACTGGACCGAGCGCCGCCCCCATCTGGCCGGGGTGGCCGGAGCCGTGCTGTGCGCGCACGCGCTGGACGCCGGGTGGTGCGTACGGATCGGCTCCGAGCGGGCGGTGCGGGTGACGCCGGCGGGCGAGGAGGCCCTGGCCGAGCTGCTCGGGATCGAGAAGGCGACCCTGCGGTGAGCCGAGGGGGGAGCGCCGAATAATTCGGTGAGCGCCGAACGGTTCCGGCCGTACCGTTCGGCGCATGACGAACTCCTCCCCCACCGGGCGTCGCTCGGAACGACTCGCCCTCGCCGCCGCCGGGGTCTCAGTGGTGCTGTGGGCCTCGGCCTTCGTGTCGATCCGCAGCGCCGGTGACGCCTACTCCCCGGGGGCGCTCGCCCTGGGGCGGCTGCTCGCCGGCACCGCCGTGCTCGGCGTACTCCTGGTCGCCCGGCGCGAGGGCCTCCCGCCGCGCGCCGCCTGGCGGGGCATAGCCGTCTCCGGGCTGCTGTGGTTCGGCCTCTACATGGTGGTGCTCAACTGGGGCGAGCAGCAGGTCGACGCGGGGACGGCCGCGATGGTCGTCAACATCGGCCCGATCCTCATCGCGCTGCTCGGCGCCCGGTTCCTCGGGGAGCGGCTGCCGCCCCGGCTCGTGGCGGGCATGGGCGTCTCGTTCGCGGGCGCGGTGGCCGTCGGCCTTTCGATGTCCGGCGACGGCGGCGCCAATGTGCTCGGGGTGGTGCTGTGCATGCTCGCGGCGGTGTCGTACGCGGCCGGTGTCGTGGCGCAGAAGCCCGCGCTCGCCCACGCCAGCGCCCTCCAAGTGACCTTCTTCGGCTGTCTGGTGGGGGCCGTGGTCTGTCTCCCGTTCAGCGGGCAGCTGGTGTCGGACGCCGCCGACGCGCCGCTCACGGCGACGCTGAACATGGTCTATCTGGGGGTCTTCCCGACCGCACTCGCCTTCACGACCTGGGCGTACGCCCTGGCCCGCACGACGGCTGGCCGCCTCGGCGCGACCACCTATGTGGTGCCCGCGCTGGTGGTGCTGATGTCCTGGCTGGTCCTCGACGAGGTCCCGGCATGGCTCACCCTGGTCGGCGGCGCCCTCTGCCTCGCGGGCGTCGCGGTCTCGCGCTCCCGCCCCCGGCGCCGCACCGAACGTACGGAACCGGAGAGCGGGAGCACAGCCGTGCCCGCCGTGGCGGACGCCCGATAAGGCTTCCCTAGAACACCACCAGCGCCCGGCCGCCCTTGCCCGCGAGCATGTTGTCGAACGCGGCCGGGATCCCGTCGAGCCCGATCCGCTCCGACACCATCGCGCCCAGGTCGAGACGCCCGGCCCGGACGTGGTCGGCGAGCACCGGCAGGTCGCGCGCCGGGTCGCTGTTGCCGTAGACGCAGCCCGAGAGCGTACGGCCCCAGTGGAAGATCTCCAGGGCGTTGAAGGAGACCTGCTGGTCCTTGCCGCCGATGCCGACGACCGTGGTGCGCCCGCCGCGCCGGGTGGACTCCCAGGCGGTACGGATGGTCACCGCGCGGCCGACGCACTCCACGGCCACGTCCACCCCGTGGCCGCCGGTCAGCTTGCGGACGTCCTTGGCGGTCGTGTCCGAGGCGAGGACGAAGTCGGTGGCGCCCGCCCGCCGCGCCAGCTCCTCCTTGGCCGGGGAGACGTCGACCGCCACGATCCGGGCGGCGCCCGCGATCCGGGCCGACTGGAGGGTGGCCAGGCCCACGCCGCCGACGCCGAACACCGCGACCGTCTCGCCCTCGCGCACCTTGGCCGAGTGGTGGATCGCGCCGTATCCGGTGAGGACCGCGCAGCCGAGCAGCGCGGCCTCGGTGAGCGGGATGCCCTCGGGCAGCGGCAGCAGACAGTTCTCGGCCACCACCGTCTCCTCCGCGAACGCGGCGACGTTGAGCCCGGGGTGGAGCTCGGTCCCGGCGGAGGTGCGCGCGTACACCGCGCCCGCGCCCGTCAGCGCGTTCACACAGAGCCAGACCTCGCCGAGGGAGCAGGGGTGGCAGCTGCCGCACGAGGGCGCCCAGTTGAGGACCACGCCGTCGCCGGGCGCCACCGAGGTGACCCCCTCGCCGACGGAGATCACCGTGCCCGCGCCCTCGTGGCCGAGGACCGCGGGGACCGGCACGCGCATGGTGCCGTTGGTGAGCGACAGGTCGGAGTGGCAGACCCCGGCGGCGGCGAGGCGGACCCGCACCTGGCCGGGGCCGGGCTCGGGGAGTTCTATCTCGGTGACCTCCAGCGGGGAGCCGATGGAGGGAAGGACTGCGGCGCGGACCACGATGCTGCTCCCGGGAATGAGAAGTGGTTCAGAAGTAACAGTGCGTCAGAACTGGAGGGACTTCGTCTGGAGGTACTCGGTCAGGCCGTGCGGGCCGAGCTCGCGGCCGACGCCCGACTGCTTGTACCCGCCGAACGGGGCCAGCGGGTTGAACCGGCCGCCGTTGATGTCGACCTGCCCGGTGTCCATCCGCCGGGCGAAGGCGACCGCCTCGGCCTCGTCCCCGGCCCAGACCGCTCCCGCGAGCCCGTACACCGTGCCGTTGGCGATCCGCAGCGCGTCGTCCTCGTCCTCGTACCGGATGAGCGAGACGACCGGGCCGAAGATCTCCTCCTGGGCGATGGTCATGCCGGGTGCGACGTCGGCGAAGACGGTCGGCGCCACGTAGTACCCCTGCTCCAGCGGGGCCTCGGCGCCGCCCGCGACGAGGCGGGCGCCCTCCTCGACGCCCTTGGCGATGTAACCGCGCACCCGCTCCCGCTGCTTGGCGCTGACCAGCGGGCCGACGCGGTCGCCCGCCGGGTACTTGGCGACGGCGGCCCTGGCGAGCTCGACCGCCTCCTCGTACCGGTCGCTGTGGACCAGCATCCGGGTCCAGGCGCTGCACGTCTGGCCCGCGTTGCTCATGACGTTGGCGATGCCGACGGCGACCGCCTTGGCCAGGTCGGCGGAGGGCAGGATGACGTTGGCGGACTTGCCGCCCAGCTCCAGGGCGACGCGCTTGACGGCCGCGCCCGCGGTGGCGCCGATCTGCCGGCCCACGGCCGTCGAGCCGGTGAAGGAGACGAGGTCGACCCCCTCGTGCTCGGCGAGCGCCTGGCCCGCGACCGGGCCGAGTCCGGTGACCAGGTTGAACACCCCGGCGGGCAGCCCGGCTTCGTGCACCGCCTCGGCGAAGAGCCGTGCGGTGAGCGGGGTGTCCTCGGCGGGCTTGAGCACGACCGTGCAGCCCGCCGCGAGGGCGGGGGCGACCTTGGCGACGATCTGGTGCAGCGGGTAGTTCCACGGCGTGATCGCGCCGACCACGCCGACCGGCTCGTGGAAGACCGTGGAGTTCCCTATGCGCTCCTCGAAGCCGTACGAGGCGGCGAGTTCGGCGTACGAACCGGCGACCGCGATCGGCAGGCCGACGTGCACCTGCTGGGCGAACTGCTCGGGCGCGCCGAGCTCGGCGGTGACGGTCGCGGCGATCTCGTCCTTGCGGGCGGCGAGCCGGTCC
Protein-coding sequences here:
- a CDS encoding TetR/AcrR family transcriptional regulator, with product MARPRKPLLSHDRIVAAASALVDAEGLAAVSTRRLAAELGVSGPSLYNHFRTKDEILEAVADATSAQVDLSMFEAGDARGWRTALHDWAVAYRAVLTRHPNIVPVLAQGPGRRPAGLRLADAVFGAMVAAGWPPAQATRIGALMRYFIMGSALGSFARGFVDDETAYDPADYPHLGQAHLLAERQEEIDEGAFGTGLRALLDGLQTQYDALPRRTAVHGSAPAEG
- a CDS encoding DMT family transporter, with protein sequence MTNSSPTGRRSERLALAAAGVSVVLWASAFVSIRSAGDAYSPGALALGRLLAGTAVLGVLLVARREGLPPRAAWRGIAVSGLLWFGLYMVVLNWGEQQVDAGTAAMVVNIGPILIALLGARFLGERLPPRLVAGMGVSFAGAVAVGLSMSGDGGANVLGVVLCMLAAVSYAAGVVAQKPALAHASALQVTFFGCLVGAVVCLPFSGQLVSDAADAPLTATLNMVYLGVFPTALAFTTWAYALARTTAGRLGATTYVVPALVVLMSWLVLDEVPAWLTLVGGALCLAGVAVSRSRPRRRTERTEPESGSTAVPAVADAR
- a CDS encoding ArsR/SmtB family transcription factor; protein product: MTTTRGSGLAAFAALLADETRAAFCLALLDGRAWTAGELARYAKVAPSTASEHLGKLVAGGLLSEERQGRHRYVRLADSGVAHLVEELAARTAPVRPGNLRAASAGSAMARGRTCYDHLAGRLGMAVTDAMTVRGLLTQDAGFALTREGVGWYGELGLALDHKGKRPLVRSCLDWTERRPHLAGVAGAVLCAHALDAGWCVRIGSERAVRVTPAGEEALAELLGIEKATLR
- a CDS encoding Zn-dependent alcohol dehydrogenase, coding for MVVRAAVLPSIGSPLEVTEIELPEPGPGQVRVRLAAAGVCHSDLSLTNGTMRVPVPAVLGHEGAGTVISVGEGVTSVAPGDGVVLNWAPSCGSCHPCSLGEVWLCVNALTGAGAVYARTSAGTELHPGLNVAAFAEETVVAENCLLPLPEGIPLTEAALLGCAVLTGYGAIHHSAKVREGETVAVFGVGGVGLATLQSARIAGAARIVAVDVSPAKEELARRAGATDFVLASDTTAKDVRKLTGGHGVDVAVECVGRAVTIRTAWESTRRGGRTTVVGIGGKDQQVSFNALEIFHWGRTLSGCVYGNSDPARDLPVLADHVRAGRLDLGAMVSERIGLDGIPAAFDNMLAGKGGRALVVF
- a CDS encoding aldehyde dehydrogenase family protein, with protein sequence MNAHDGMYIGGRWTPAAGGDTIAVVNPADEQVIAHVPAGTAEDVDAAVRAARAALPGWAATPPAGRAALIAALRDRLAARKDEIAATVTAELGAPEQFAQQVHVGLPIAVAGSYAELAASYGFEERIGNSTVFHEPVGVVGAITPWNYPLHQIVAKVAPALAAGCTVVLKPAEDTPLTARLFAEAVHEAGLPAGVFNLVTGLGPVAGQALAEHEGVDLVSFTGSTAVGRQIGATAGAAVKRVALELGGKSANVILPSADLAKAVAVGIANVMSNAGQTCSAWTRMLVHSDRYEEAVELARAAVAKYPAGDRVGPLVSAKQRERVRGYIAKGVEEGARLVAGGAEAPLEQGYYVAPTVFADVAPGMTIAQEEIFGPVVSLIRYEDEDDALRIANGTVYGLAGAVWAGDEAEAVAFARRMDTGQVDINGGRFNPLAPFGGYKQSGVGRELGPHGLTEYLQTKSLQF